The sequence GTCTGATCACTGCCTCACGCGCGTCTACCTCGATACCCATACCGGCCTCGATTCACGGTTTCAGGGTGTTGCGACAATCCCTTGACCGCACAGTCACGAAGAGCCGGCCGTCCGTCACGAAAGCCGGCCGTCCGTCACGAAAAGCCGGCCGTCCGTCACGACCGCACGGCGCGTCCGGCTCCGGCCGGGTTTCAAGCAGGCTAAACACCGGCAGTGGCTCTTCGGGTGGCTTCTGTCTTCCCGTCCCGCCCGTTTCGCATACACATGTGCTGTTTGGCAGCATGATTTCGTCTCGGGTGCTGCGGAACGGCACATCTGTGGCCACGGGCTGGTTCCACATCGTCGTCTCAGTATTTGAAATTGCATTCCGAATTCTGGACGGCGGGCGCATGATTGAGTCATGAGTGCAGAATCGGATCGTTACACGCATGGCCACCACGAAAGCGTGCTCAGATCGCACACCTGGCGTACGGCGGACAATTCGGCGGCATATCTGTTGCCGCATCTTCGTCCTGCGATGCGCCTGCTCGACGTGGGTTGCGGGCCCGCAACGATCACGATCGACTTCGCCCGCATCCTGAGCAGCGGATCAGTAGTCGGTCTCGAGCCAATTGAGCAACCGCTGGAAACCGCACGCAAGAACGCCGCTGATGCGGGAGTCGGCAACATCGAGTTCGTGATCGGCGACGTCTATGGGCTGGAGTACGCCGACGACTCGTTTGACGTCGTACACGCGCACCAAGTGTTGCAGCACCTCACCGACCCGGTCGCCGCGATCAAGGAGATGGCGCGGGTGTGCAAACCGGATGGTTACCTGGCTTTTCGGGACGCCGACTATGCCGCGATGAGCTGGTTCCCACAGGTGGCGCGGCTCGACGAGTGGCAGGAGCTCTACCAAACGGTCACCCGCAGCAACCGCGCCGAACCTAACGCCGGCCGTCATCTCAAGAAGTGGTCGCAAGACGCTGGCCTAGTCGACATGACCTTGACCGCATCGGTGTGGTCGTACGCGACGGCCGAGGAGGTCGCCTGGTGGTCGAGCCTGTGGGCGGACCGGACCATCTCGTCCAATTTCGGCGTCCAGGCCGTGGCTGATGGTCATGTAACCGCCGAGGAGGCCGCGGACATCTCGGCTGGATGGCGGGAGTGGGGCGAGGATCCGGCTGCCGTGTTTTTCATCCCGAATGCGGAGGTTCTTGCCCGCCCGTCCAAGGCCTGATCCGATGCGAATTCCCGCGGATCACGGGTCGGGTCCCCGCGGATCGTCCGACTAGACGTCCTCGGCGCGTTGGGTGGCCGGATCCCAGCTAGTGATGCCTTTATCTGCCCAGCCGCGGTCGCGGATTGACCGCTTGGACTCACGCTTGTTGCGTCCGACCAGGCGGTCGAGGTAGAGATAGCCGTCCAGATGGTCGGTCTCGTGCTGAAGGCAGCGCGCGAAGAATCCGGTGCCGCTGACGGTGACCGGATTACCGTCTAGGTCGGTTCCCGTCACCGTGGCCTCGGCGGCGCGGCCGGTGGGAAAGGCCTCGCCGGGCACCGACAAGCAGCCTTCCCAGTCGTCCTCCGGGTCCGGCATGCCCTCCGGAATCGGGCTCGTCTCAATCTGCGGATTGATGACGAGGCCGCGATGGCGTATGCCGTCGTCGTCGGGACAGTCATAGACGAATACTCGCAGCGGCACGCCGATCTGGTTGGCCGCGAGACCCGCGCCGTTCGCCGCGTCGTTGGTTTCCCACAAGTCGTCGATGAGTGCGCGGATCTCGTCGGTAATCTCGTCGATTGGTTTGGTCGGCGTATGCAGGACGGGATCTCCGACCATCACAATGGGGCGAATTGGCATGTATGCACCCTATCGACGGATTGTGTCGCCGATGAAAGCGGTTGCGGCGTACGCCATCGCGGGGAGTGGGATCGGGCTCACAGGGTCTCGCTAGCAGACTGCTTGCAATAGTTAGCAAGGGTGCTTACAGTAGTTAGCGAGACAGCAAGCAGACGAAGGGACGAAGTCGTGGTGGCGAACCTGAACAACAACCTCAACCAGCTCGGCGAGTTCATCAAAGAGCAGCGCGACCAGGCCAAGGTTTCGCTACGTCAGCTTGCCGAGCTCGCTGAGGTAAGCAACCCGTACCTCTCCCAGATCGAACGCGGACTGCGCAAGCCAAGCGCGGACATTCTGCAACAGATTGCCAAGGGGCTTCGAATCTCGGCCGAGACGCTCTACGTCAAGGCTGGCCTGATGGCGCAGGCGCCCACCGATCGCACCGTCGAAAACGCGATCTTTGGCGACGTACGCCTCACCGAACGGCAAAAACAAGTGCTGGTCGATATCTATCAGTCCTTCTGCCACGAGACCGACGCCGAACGCGACACCGGTACGCCGGATGACTCATCCGACGAGCCGGCCGCCGCACCAACGGCGACCAAGTAGCCCGACCAAAACCAAATAGCCAAGCAAAACTCACCAAACACCCGGGTTAGCCGGGACAGGAGGTAACCAACATGACGTTGGCACAAGACATCAAGGCATATGCCGAAAAGTCGTTCGAAGACGCGAAGAGCGCTGCGGCCTCGAGCAGCAAGCCGTTCTACGCATGGGTCGGCGCTAACGACCTCGCGCTCGAACAGAGCAAGACGTTCTTCGCGAAGGTTCAGGAGCAGGCCGAGGAGTTCACCACCGACTTCAACGCCAAGCTCGCTGACCTGCGCAAGGAAATCGAGAAGGCGCTCGCCGAGAGCCGGGAAAAGGCTCAGCAGCTTCCCAACCTGGTTGGCAAGTTCGACCTCGAGGAAGCCAAGAAGGCTTTCGACGACTACTCGACGCAGGTCGCGAAGTTCTACGGTCAGCTGTCCACGCGTGGCGAGAAGGTCTTCGAAGAGCTGTCCAAGGACTTCTCGAAGAACCCGGTCGTCAAGAAGGTCAGCGAAGCTGCTGCCGAGGCGAGCGAGTCGGCCCGCACTCTCATCACTCGTGGTGAGAAGAACGTCAACGAGATCATCGAGGCCGGCGCAGACGCCGTCGCCGATAGCGCTCGCGAGGTAAAGAAGTCGGCTCGCACCGGCGTTCGCAGCGCTGCCGCTCGTGAAGGAGCGCAGGGCCGGACTACCACCGCAGCCAAGAAGGCGCCCGCCAAGAAGGCGCCGGCCAAGAAGGCCGCTGCCAAGAAGGCGCCCGCGAAGAGCGCGACCGCTACGAGCGCGCCGGCCAAGCCTGCAAACTCCTAGTTCCGCTCATGCGGTCCTAAAAGGCCGATAAGCACATCCCAGATGCCACCTCGCTCACGCGAGGTGGCATCTGTCGTGCTGCTTCTTATCGATCGCGGCCGGTCGCCGTCGGCGCGTCTGGCCTAGAGGTAATACTCTGGTGTCGTGGTTATGGCGTTGGCTTACTTCCAGTACTACCTCTCCGAGGCTTTGCGGTGGGGTTGTGTCGCGTTGGCGGTGTGGGCAATCCTCGATTCGGCGTACCGGCCGGTCGTGGCGTACACCGTTGCCGAGAAGCTGACGAAACCTGCCTGGATGCTTATCAACCTGGTGGCCGGCGTCGTGCTGTACTTCTTCGGGTTCATGCAGATCCTCGGCTTGGTGGCGGCCGTCGCGGTCGGGGTCTACCTCGCTGACGTGCGTCCGGCGGTGCGCGGGATCCAGCGCGGAGACTCGCGTTGGTAGCGGCGCCTTCGCTGAAATATCTCAAGTCCCCAGGGGTCACCTCGCCCGCCTCCATCGAGTACGCCGAATTCGGTTCGGGGGTACCGGTAACCCTGTTTATGCACGGTCTCGGTGGCGGGATCGACGACACTCGGCCGCTCGCGAGCGGCGTACCGGGCACCAAGGTCTTCATGCATGCGCGCTCGCATGGCGGGTCGAGCGATGCTGCGGCTGGAGTGACGTACGACGACCTCGCGGCGGATGCCTGGCAGGTCGCCGAGACGGTTGGGGCCACGCAGATCTTCGGGGTCTCGCTCGGTTCGGCCACCCTGCTACGCATGCTCGCCCAGCAGCCAATGCATTTCGACGCGATCGGCGTTTATCTGCCAGCGGCGGTCACCGAGCCCCGGCCCAGCTCACCGACCACGCGGTTGCTGCTGTCAGGCATGGCTCACGAGGAGCTTCGTCGAGCCGTCATCGACCTGATCGGCCTGGACATGCCGGCCGATCGGCGTACTCGCCCGGATGCGCAACGCTGGCTGGCGACCCGTGCCGACCGCCTCCTGCGAGATGGGATCAGCGACCTACTGCATGTGGTCGAGTCGGAGGCGCCGATTGCCTCCCCGGCCCAGCTTGAACGAGTACTCGCGCCGTCGATTGTGATCGGCGCCGAGGGTGACCCGACCCATTTTGTGCAGACCGCTCACCAGCTCGCCGACGTACTCCCGGATGCGACGCTGCGGATCTTTACTGAATCGGCGCCGCTATGGACAGCGCGCGCAGAAGTGCGCGCGGCGGTTACAAGTGTGTTGGGGCGCGCGGCGTGATCGAAGTCAAGCCGGAGCCGGTGCGGCTGCGCGACTTCACCACGATGCGGGTGGGCGGCCCCGCTCAGATGACGTACGCCGACGACGCCGAGGCGCTGATCAACGCGGTCGCCGCCGCCGACAACGCCGGCTCGCCCGTTCTGTTGGTGGGCGGTGGGAGCAATCTGGTCATTGCCGACGCCGGATGGGCCGGTACGACGATCCGCATCGGGTTGCGCGGGATCGCTGCTGAGCACGATGACGACACCGTCCTGGTGGACGTCGCGGCCGGTGAACCATGGGATGACTTCGTCGCGCAGTGCGTCGACAACGGCTGGTCCGGGGTCGAGTGCCTGTCGGGTATCCCCGGGCTGACCGGCGCAACGCCGATTCAGAACGTCGGCGCCTACGGCGCAGAGACTGCCGACGTACTCGTCAACGTGGACGTGTGGGACCGCCAGGGCTTCGACGTCGGCGTACTCGCAGCTAGGTCCTGCGAATTCGCCTACCGCACAAGCGTTTTCAAGGGTTCGAGTAGGTACGTCGTGCTCGGGGTGCGCCTCGCGCTTGTTCGCTCGCCGTTGTCGGCGCCGATTCGGTACGCCGAGCTAGCGCGGACGCTGGGCGTCGAGGTAGGGGACCGCGCGCCGCTGAAGGCGGTGCGTGAGGCCGTACTTTCCCTGCGCAGCGGCAAAGGCATGGTGCTCGACGTCGACGATCACGACACGTGGAGCGCCGGCTCGTTCTTCACCAACCCGATCATTGAGGCCCATCGTGTCCCCGAGCACGCGCCCAGCTGGCCGTCAGGTGATCTAGTCAAGACGTCGGCCGCGTGGCTGATCGAACACGCGGGATTCGTCAAGGGATTTGGAAATGAGCGCGCCGCGCTGTCGACGAAGCACACTCTCGCACTCACCAACCGCGGGGGCGCGGCGACCGAGGACATCCTGGCGCTGGCGCGGACGATCCGCGACGGCGTACTCCTCGAGTTCGGGATCGAGCTGCGCCCCGAACCCCTGCTGATCGGGTGCGCTCTCTAGCGTTCCGGCGGCAGTACCCGGTGCACCTTGTAGTTCGATGCCTGAGCGATCGGCCGGATGGTCATTGTGTCGATGTTGACGTGCTGCGGCCGGGTGATGCACCAGGTGATCGCGTCCGCGACATCATCGGCAGTGAGCGGCTTCTCGACGCCCGCGTACACCTTGTCGGCCTTGGCTTGGTCGCCGTGGAACCGGTTGAGCGAGAACTCCTCGGTCTTGACCATCCCAGGGTTGATCTCGATGACTCGTACCGGCTGGCCGGACAGCTCGAGGCGCAGTGTCCCGGCCATCGCGTGTTCGCCATGTTTGGCCGCGGTGTAACCGCCGCCACCTTCGTAAACACCGAGTCCGGCCG comes from Antricoccus suffuscus and encodes:
- a CDS encoding peptide deformylase, coding for MPIRPIVMVGDPVLHTPTKPIDEITDEIRALIDDLWETNDAANGAGLAANQIGVPLRVFVYDCPDDDGIRHRGLVINPQIETSPIPEGMPDPEDDWEGCLSVPGEAFPTGRAAEATVTGTDLDGNPVTVSGTGFFARCLQHETDHLDGYLYLDRLVGRNKRESKRSIRDRGWADKGITSWDPATQRAEDV
- a CDS encoding helix-turn-helix domain-containing protein; translated protein: MVANLNNNLNQLGEFIKEQRDQAKVSLRQLAELAEVSNPYLSQIERGLRKPSADILQQIAKGLRISAETLYVKAGLMAQAPTDRTVENAIFGDVRLTERQKQVLVDIYQSFCHETDAERDTGTPDDSSDEPAAAPTATK
- a CDS encoding class I SAM-dependent methyltransferase; translated protein: MSAESDRYTHGHHESVLRSHTWRTADNSAAYLLPHLRPAMRLLDVGCGPATITIDFARILSSGSVVGLEPIEQPLETARKNAADAGVGNIEFVIGDVYGLEYADDSFDVVHAHQVLQHLTDPVAAIKEMARVCKPDGYLAFRDADYAAMSWFPQVARLDEWQELYQTVTRSNRAEPNAGRHLKKWSQDAGLVDMTLTASVWSYATAEEVAWWSSLWADRTISSNFGVQAVADGHVTAEEAADISAGWREWGEDPAAVFFIPNAEVLARPSKA
- a CDS encoding UDP-N-acetylmuramate dehydrogenase, encoding MIEVKPEPVRLRDFTTMRVGGPAQMTYADDAEALINAVAAADNAGSPVLLVGGGSNLVIADAGWAGTTIRIGLRGIAAEHDDDTVLVDVAAGEPWDDFVAQCVDNGWSGVECLSGIPGLTGATPIQNVGAYGAETADVLVNVDVWDRQGFDVGVLAARSCEFAYRTSVFKGSSRYVVLGVRLALVRSPLSAPIRYAELARTLGVEVGDRAPLKAVREAVLSLRSGKGMVLDVDDHDTWSAGSFFTNPIIEAHRVPEHAPSWPSGDLVKTSAAWLIEHAGFVKGFGNERAALSTKHTLALTNRGGAATEDILALARTIRDGVLLEFGIELRPEPLLIGCAL
- a CDS encoding DUF2516 family protein is translated as MALAYFQYYLSEALRWGCVALAVWAILDSAYRPVVAYTVAEKLTKPAWMLINLVAGVVLYFFGFMQILGLVAAVAVGVYLADVRPAVRGIQRGDSRW
- a CDS encoding alpha/beta fold hydrolase; translated protein: MVAAPSLKYLKSPGVTSPASIEYAEFGSGVPVTLFMHGLGGGIDDTRPLASGVPGTKVFMHARSHGGSSDAAAGVTYDDLAADAWQVAETVGATQIFGVSLGSATLLRMLAQQPMHFDAIGVYLPAAVTEPRPSSPTTRLLLSGMAHEELRRAVIDLIGLDMPADRRTRPDAQRWLATRADRLLRDGISDLLHVVESEAPIASPAQLERVLAPSIVIGAEGDPTHFVQTAHQLADVLPDATLRIFTESAPLWTARAEVRAAVTSVLGRAA